One genomic region from Cydia pomonella isolate Wapato2018A chromosome 4, ilCydPomo1, whole genome shotgun sequence encodes:
- the LOC133517476 gene encoding uncharacterized protein LOC133517476, with translation MRAQVDGLAKRGSCAGGYRGTGRVRALRRLIDDTPDNMLSKWLPVAIPVRKKGSSHSVPLPRRRSYTDDPTSSTVQSAVSAEDIPATNEPVSCEAGKTKPLKKHVKLNQETALPQAAKSEGGLENKRQEFLKFRKQFIQQQNEYIDRYTQLRDMEARSGILDSRPIGEVRVVSITDWPVHDLLFMTETSSTQYHTEIKGVLGPKILQQLSVQLNEIRDEVLAMGTELMKRRLDVLKFIRAIQRNEHRVFVYEGQVSTIRKY, from the exons ATGCGTGCTCAG GTTGACGGGCTGGCGAAGCGCGGCTCTTGCGCCGGAGGGTACCGCGGCACTGGTCGCGTGCGCGCGCTCCGTCGCCTTATCGACGATACACCCGATAACATGCTGTCCAAGT GGTTGCCGGTTGCGATACCGGTTAGGAAGAAAGGTAGTTCCCACAGCGTGCCGTTACCAAGAAGAAGATCTTATACTGATGATCCAACAAGCTCCACTGTACAatct GCTGTTTCAGCAGAAGACATACCTGCAACGAACGAACCTGTATCCTGTGAAGCTGGCAAAACGAAACCATTGAAAAAACATGTTAAGCTGA ACCAAGAAACGGCATTACCTCAGGCTGCTAAATCAGAAGGCGGACTTGAAAATAAGCGGCAGGAGTTTTTAAAATTTCGAAAGCAATTTATTCAACAACAg AATGAGTACATCGATCGATACACCCAATTGCGTGATATGGAGGCAAGGTCTGGCATCCTCGATTCGCGGCCCATCGGAGAGGTGCGCGTGGTGTCCATCACGGACTGGCCGGTTCACGACCTGTTGTTCATGACCGAGACCTCGTCCACGCAGTACCATACCGAAATTAAAGGAGTTCTTG GGCCTAAGATACTCCAGCAGCTATCTGTTCAACTTAATGAGATACGCGATGAAGTCCTAGCCATGGGTACCGAGCTAATGAAGCGACGCTTGGATGTATTGAAATTTATACGCGCTATACAACGCAACGAGCACAGGGTGTTTGTATACGAAGGTCAAGTAAGTACAATCAGAAAGTATTAA
- the LOC133517025 gene encoding myosin-3-like isoform X1, with translation MLYFRTSYLERDNLLKKIERLQRELTILKKSKQMEDTNDNKKILEDLHRERASCARMKEILAVAEDRATAARARCAELERQLSANTSRPKWASSPKQLHSNCHGVSHDSHIKKSEPQKNEVTVEVLSRQRDKLQLKVKELQERATVLMQEAEKRETQLTTLLSKLEDQEQRKESSESQAQETEKRLRDLQEQYNFLQERCRALVEAQHMKCLEYLPRKVPCSCEDLDILYDLQATKNALGRASKDLDHSRADKKVLNGLENEMAGELQTEEQTVANLQTKIEELTENKKIMEENLTCYENQISALRTEVSLLRSFNDYKSCDHEIPHEELESQVFELCLHVERLTRERESLASEAMARTLLLERHERCAELFARVTRAKHELAAQLAETVNTTPSVPHELGNREMSNLMSKTYLSSASTWSALRAERARVLRLEGVVYAQAQQLERESLVRIKQDRRRAQLERELLRTWASGATGSHTRNTFKEADTLTSDSLYVCKKDTTTNLESAH, from the exons atgttatattttagaaCGTCATACTTGGAAAGAGACaatctgttaaaaaaaattgaacgcTTACAAAGAGAACTTACAATACTCaagaaaagtaaacaaatggAGGATACTAACGATAACAAG AAAATTTTAGAGGATTTGCACCGAGAGCGAGCGTCTTGTGCTAGAATGAAAGAGATACTGGCAGTAGCGGAGGACAGGGCcacggcggcgcgcgcgcgctgtGCCGAGCTCGAGCGCCAGCTCAGCGCCAACACCAGCCGCCCCAAGTGGGCGAGTAGCCCCAAACAATTG CACAGTAATTGTCACGGAGTAAGCCATGACTCTCATATAAAGAAATCAGAGCCTCAAAAGAATGAAGTAACTGTTGAAGTGTTATCTAGGCAACGCGATAAACTGCAGTTAAA aGTCAAAGAACTTCAAGAACGTGCCACAGTATTAATGCAAGAGGCTGAGAAGCGGGAGACTCAGCTAACGACTCTACTGTCGAAGCTAGAGGATCAG GAACAAAGAAAGGAATCATCGGAATCGCAGGCCCAGGAGACAGAAAAACGTTTAAGAGATCTACAGGAGCAATATAATTTCTTACAAGAACGTTGCCGTGCTTTGGTTGAAGCGCAGCACATGAAATGTCTGGAATACTTACCTCGGAAAG ttCCATGTTCATGTGAAGATTTAGACATTCTATATGACTTGCAAGCAACTAAGAACGCCCTAGGGCGCGCGAGTAAAGACCTGGATCACAGTCGTGCGGACAAGAAAGTCTTG AATGGACTTGAAAACGAGATGGCCGGGGAATTGCAAACCGAAGAACAAACAGTTGCAAACTTGCAGACCAAAATTGAAGAACTTAcagaaaataagaaaataat GGAAGAAAACCTGACATGTTATGAGAATCAGATCTCCGCTCTTCGTACGGAAGTCAGTCTGCTACGAAGTTTTAACGATTACAAATCCTGCGATCACGAAATTCCCCACGAAGAGCTGGAAAGCCAA GTTTTCGAGCTGTGCTTGCACGTGGAGCGACTAACGCGCGAGCGTGAGTCACTGGCATCGGAAGCAATGGCACGCACACTGCTGCTGGAGCGGCACGAGCGCTGCGCGGAGCTGTTCGCACGCGTCACGCGCGCGAAACATGAGCTCGCCGCTCAACTCGCAGAAACCGTTAATACTACGCCATCTGTGCCACACGAACTGGGTAATCGCGAG ATGTCAAACTTAATGTCGAAGACGTACCTGAGCAGCGCGAGCACCTGGTCGGCGCTGCGCGCTGAGCGCGCCCGCGTGCTCCGGCTCGAGGGCGTCGTGTACGCGCAAGCGCAGCAACTAGAGCGCGAGAGCCTTGTGCGCATCAAGCAG GACCGCCGGCGCGCGCAGCTCGAGCGCGAACTCCTACGAACCTGGGCTAGCGGGGCTACCGGCTCACACACCAGAAACACCTTCAAGGAAGCTGATACCCTAACATCCGATTCCTTATACGTATGTAAGAAAGATACCACAACGAATCTAGAATCAGCGCATTGA
- the LOC133517025 gene encoding cingulin-like isoform X3, whose product MLYFRTSYLERDNLLKKIERLQRELTILKKSKQMEDTNDNKKILEDLHRERASCARMKEILAVAEDRATAARARCAELERQLSANTSRPKWASSPKQLEQRKESSESQAQETEKRLRDLQEQYNFLQERCRALVEAQHMKCLEYLPRKVPCSCEDLDILYDLQATKNALGRASKDLDHSRADKKVLNGLENEMAGELQTEEQTVANLQTKIEELTENKKIMEENLTCYENQISALRTEVSLLRSFNDYKSCDHEIPHEELESQVFELCLHVERLTRERESLASEAMARTLLLERHERCAELFARVTRAKHELAAQLAETVNTTPSVPHELGNREMSNLMSKTYLSSASTWSALRAERARVLRLEGVVYAQAQQLERESLVRIKQDRRRAQLERELLRTWASGATGSHTRNTFKEADTLTSDSLYVCKKDTTTNLESAH is encoded by the exons atgttatattttagaaCGTCATACTTGGAAAGAGACaatctgttaaaaaaaattgaacgcTTACAAAGAGAACTTACAATACTCaagaaaagtaaacaaatggAGGATACTAACGATAACAAG AAAATTTTAGAGGATTTGCACCGAGAGCGAGCGTCTTGTGCTAGAATGAAAGAGATACTGGCAGTAGCGGAGGACAGGGCcacggcggcgcgcgcgcgctgtGCCGAGCTCGAGCGCCAGCTCAGCGCCAACACCAGCCGCCCCAAGTGGGCGAGTAGCCCCAAACAATTG GAACAAAGAAAGGAATCATCGGAATCGCAGGCCCAGGAGACAGAAAAACGTTTAAGAGATCTACAGGAGCAATATAATTTCTTACAAGAACGTTGCCGTGCTTTGGTTGAAGCGCAGCACATGAAATGTCTGGAATACTTACCTCGGAAAG ttCCATGTTCATGTGAAGATTTAGACATTCTATATGACTTGCAAGCAACTAAGAACGCCCTAGGGCGCGCGAGTAAAGACCTGGATCACAGTCGTGCGGACAAGAAAGTCTTG AATGGACTTGAAAACGAGATGGCCGGGGAATTGCAAACCGAAGAACAAACAGTTGCAAACTTGCAGACCAAAATTGAAGAACTTAcagaaaataagaaaataat GGAAGAAAACCTGACATGTTATGAGAATCAGATCTCCGCTCTTCGTACGGAAGTCAGTCTGCTACGAAGTTTTAACGATTACAAATCCTGCGATCACGAAATTCCCCACGAAGAGCTGGAAAGCCAA GTTTTCGAGCTGTGCTTGCACGTGGAGCGACTAACGCGCGAGCGTGAGTCACTGGCATCGGAAGCAATGGCACGCACACTGCTGCTGGAGCGGCACGAGCGCTGCGCGGAGCTGTTCGCACGCGTCACGCGCGCGAAACATGAGCTCGCCGCTCAACTCGCAGAAACCGTTAATACTACGCCATCTGTGCCACACGAACTGGGTAATCGCGAG ATGTCAAACTTAATGTCGAAGACGTACCTGAGCAGCGCGAGCACCTGGTCGGCGCTGCGCGCTGAGCGCGCCCGCGTGCTCCGGCTCGAGGGCGTCGTGTACGCGCAAGCGCAGCAACTAGAGCGCGAGAGCCTTGTGCGCATCAAGCAG GACCGCCGGCGCGCGCAGCTCGAGCGCGAACTCCTACGAACCTGGGCTAGCGGGGCTACCGGCTCACACACCAGAAACACCTTCAAGGAAGCTGATACCCTAACATCCGATTCCTTATACGTATGTAAGAAAGATACCACAACGAATCTAGAATCAGCGCATTGA
- the LOC133517025 gene encoding myosin-3-like isoform X2 → MEDTNDNKKILEDLHRERASCARMKEILAVAEDRATAARARCAELERQLSANTSRPKWASSPKQLHSNCHGVSHDSHIKKSEPQKNEVTVEVLSRQRDKLQLKVKELQERATVLMQEAEKRETQLTTLLSKLEDQEQRKESSESQAQETEKRLRDLQEQYNFLQERCRALVEAQHMKCLEYLPRKVPCSCEDLDILYDLQATKNALGRASKDLDHSRADKKVLNGLENEMAGELQTEEQTVANLQTKIEELTENKKIMEENLTCYENQISALRTEVSLLRSFNDYKSCDHEIPHEELESQVFELCLHVERLTRERESLASEAMARTLLLERHERCAELFARVTRAKHELAAQLAETVNTTPSVPHELGNREMSNLMSKTYLSSASTWSALRAERARVLRLEGVVYAQAQQLERESLVRIKQDRRRAQLERELLRTWASGATGSHTRNTFKEADTLTSDSLYVCKKDTTTNLESAH, encoded by the exons atggAGGATACTAACGATAACAAG AAAATTTTAGAGGATTTGCACCGAGAGCGAGCGTCTTGTGCTAGAATGAAAGAGATACTGGCAGTAGCGGAGGACAGGGCcacggcggcgcgcgcgcgctgtGCCGAGCTCGAGCGCCAGCTCAGCGCCAACACCAGCCGCCCCAAGTGGGCGAGTAGCCCCAAACAATTG CACAGTAATTGTCACGGAGTAAGCCATGACTCTCATATAAAGAAATCAGAGCCTCAAAAGAATGAAGTAACTGTTGAAGTGTTATCTAGGCAACGCGATAAACTGCAGTTAAA aGTCAAAGAACTTCAAGAACGTGCCACAGTATTAATGCAAGAGGCTGAGAAGCGGGAGACTCAGCTAACGACTCTACTGTCGAAGCTAGAGGATCAG GAACAAAGAAAGGAATCATCGGAATCGCAGGCCCAGGAGACAGAAAAACGTTTAAGAGATCTACAGGAGCAATATAATTTCTTACAAGAACGTTGCCGTGCTTTGGTTGAAGCGCAGCACATGAAATGTCTGGAATACTTACCTCGGAAAG ttCCATGTTCATGTGAAGATTTAGACATTCTATATGACTTGCAAGCAACTAAGAACGCCCTAGGGCGCGCGAGTAAAGACCTGGATCACAGTCGTGCGGACAAGAAAGTCTTG AATGGACTTGAAAACGAGATGGCCGGGGAATTGCAAACCGAAGAACAAACAGTTGCAAACTTGCAGACCAAAATTGAAGAACTTAcagaaaataagaaaataat GGAAGAAAACCTGACATGTTATGAGAATCAGATCTCCGCTCTTCGTACGGAAGTCAGTCTGCTACGAAGTTTTAACGATTACAAATCCTGCGATCACGAAATTCCCCACGAAGAGCTGGAAAGCCAA GTTTTCGAGCTGTGCTTGCACGTGGAGCGACTAACGCGCGAGCGTGAGTCACTGGCATCGGAAGCAATGGCACGCACACTGCTGCTGGAGCGGCACGAGCGCTGCGCGGAGCTGTTCGCACGCGTCACGCGCGCGAAACATGAGCTCGCCGCTCAACTCGCAGAAACCGTTAATACTACGCCATCTGTGCCACACGAACTGGGTAATCGCGAG ATGTCAAACTTAATGTCGAAGACGTACCTGAGCAGCGCGAGCACCTGGTCGGCGCTGCGCGCTGAGCGCGCCCGCGTGCTCCGGCTCGAGGGCGTCGTGTACGCGCAAGCGCAGCAACTAGAGCGCGAGAGCCTTGTGCGCATCAAGCAG GACCGCCGGCGCGCGCAGCTCGAGCGCGAACTCCTACGAACCTGGGCTAGCGGGGCTACCGGCTCACACACCAGAAACACCTTCAAGGAAGCTGATACCCTAACATCCGATTCCTTATACGTATGTAAGAAAGATACCACAACGAATCTAGAATCAGCGCATTGA